One Poecilia reticulata strain Guanapo unplaced genomic scaffold, Guppy_female_1.0+MT scaffold_251, whole genome shotgun sequence DNA window includes the following coding sequences:
- the LOC103460505 gene encoding chymotrypsin A-like, with product MYKSSGPKGSGHDRAMAFLWILSCLAFVGAAYGCGSPAISPVITGYARIVNGEEAVPHSWPWQVSLQDYTGFHFCGGSLINENWVVTAAHCTIRTGDRVVLGEHDRSSNAESIQVISPGKVFRHPQYNSYTINNDITLIKLSSPAQLNMRVSPVCLAESSDNFPGGMLCVTSGWGLTRYNAATTPPLLQQVALPLLTNPDCSRYWGSNITNLMICAGAAGASSCMGDSGGPLVCEKNGAWTLVGIVSWGSSTCSTSSPGVYARVTELRAWVDQTIAAN from the exons ATGTATAAAAGCAGTGGGCCCAAAGGGAGTGGACATGATCGAGCCATGGCCTTCCTGTGGATCCTCTCCTGCCTCGCCTTCGTCGGCGCCGCCTACG gtTGCGGCTCACCTGCCATCAGTCCCGTCATCACCGGTTACGCCCGTATTGTGAACGGTGAGGAGGCTGTGCCTCACTCCTGGCCCTGGCAGGTGTCTCTTCAG GATTACACTGGCTTCCACTTCTGCGGAGGCTCTCTCATCAATGAGAACTGGGTGGTGACAGCTGCTCACTGCACTATCAG GACCGGCGACCGTGTGGTCCTCGGAGAGCACGACCGCTCCTCCAACGCAGAGAGCATCCAGGTGATTTCTCCTGGCAAG GTGTTCAGACACCCCCAGTACAACAGCTACACCATCAATAACGACATCACCCTGATCAAGCTGTCCAGCCCCGCCCAGCTCAACATGCGGGTTTCCCCTGTGTGCCTGGCTGAGTCCTCCGATAACTTCCCTGGAGGCATGCTGTGTGTGACCTCTGGCTGGGGTCTGACCCGCTACAACG ccgcTACCACCCCACCCCTGCTGCAGCAGGTCGCTCTGCCCCTCCTCACCAACCCTGACTGCAGTCGATACTGGGGCAGCAACATCACCAACCTGATGATCTGCGCCGGAGCGGCCGGAGCCTCCTCCTGCATG GGTGACTCTGGAGGTCCTCTGGTCTGTGAGAAGAATGGAGCCTGGACTCTGGTGGGCATCGTGTCCTGGGGCAGCAGCACCTGCAGCACCAGCTCCCCCGGTGTCTACGCCCGCGTCACAGAGCTGCGCGCCTGGGTCGACCAGACCATCGCTGCCAACTGA